The Candidatus Nanohalovita haloferacivicina region CGCGGGGAAGATGTGGCCCATACTCTTAACGACTTGATGAAGTTGCTTGACTGAGGAAGTCCAATGTATTTTCGATCACTTCATCTTTCGATCCCTGGAAGGAGTGGCCGGTGTCTTTCAGAACTCTCACATCTGCACCTTGAATGTTTTCTGCTATGGTCTCCGAGTTCTCTACTTCAACTATTTGATCCTGTTCTCCATGTATAAGAAGAGTCTCTGCTGGTAGTTGTTGAAGGGTTGATGTGTCGATGGTGATATCTGTGGCTGTCGAGGCATGGCCTAGAGTGGTAGATCTCCACTTTTCCACATTGCTGGTTCCGAGGCCTACTGCTGGAGCCCATAGAACCATGGAGCTAAAACTCACATTGTCGGGGTAGGTTAATGCAAGCTGGCCTCCGAACGACTTTCCTATCACATGTATTCTCTCACATCCTGATTCTGTCAACCTGTTGATGGCCTCATCTATTTGCTGGTGAAGATCCTTGAGGGTCAACTCTTCCAGGTCGCGTGCATCATCCCATGTATCTACCCTCACAACCCTGCAGTATTCACTCATTTCCTCCACTACTTCATCGAAAGGGCTGCCGAAAGGACCGCTACTGATACCAGGTATTACGAGAAGGCCTTCATCTGCGTTCTCATTGCCCTCCTCTACCAGGCCTCTGCTCATGCATTTGTTATTCGGCCGGAGTCTGAAGAATTTTTCCCGCCGTAGAGGCCTGTTATTACTCACATAGCTCTTCAGGGTGTTCGATTTCTGTGAACAATATACTGTGAAAGAATAACGAACATTCAATATTTTTTAATAAGTAGTGTGAGTATCGGAAAGTAAGAAACAAAATAAAGAGAGTTCGATAAAAATGAACAACCTGCAAGATAGAAAGAGGCTAGGAAACTGGCTTGATCAAGAAATACTTGAAGAGAGGCCCTCCAGAGCAATTCTGTGGCCTGCGGAACCGACGCTTGCACAGACACTAGTAGAAGATGCAGGTGTAGAAAAACTTCTGGCCACAAGCCCTAATGCAGCACTTATAGGGTATGACAAGCCAGAAAACGTCTATCTTTCCGGAGCAACATCACACGAATTGGCCGATAAGATGCCTGGAAGCACCGATCTTGAGTATGGATGGGCCCTAGCTGACGACACAGTAAACAGCATGAGGAACGGCCTCAGCAAGAAAGAAGCACAGAGAAGAATAATCGAGACCTCAGATCAGATCCTCCAACCTGGAGGAGTGGCAGTTTACAATCTTGAGAGTACGGGCTCTAGGCCTGGTATGCCGGTAGAAGAGAGTCTATCTCCTCAAGAGAATATGATGCAGTATGCGCGCGAGATGAAGGAAATACTCCAGGAAGACTACACAGACAGTGTAGAAATATACGAAGAACCAGATTTCAGGACCAATTCTCCACATCTAGTGTGGTGGAAATAGATGCAAATGAGTGTGAAAATTCTTCGAACACTCGCGGGTTTGAGGGCCGATCAGAAAACAGGCCATAATAAAGAAGGTATATCGCGAGTCTGGGCGAATGTGTTTTTCGATACTTTCTTGGCACTTTAGCAAGGGGTCGCGCCATAGATCGGCCATATAATAAAGAAGGTATATTTTCACCCTGTTCAGTCACCAGGTTCAATCCACTCCCATCTATTATACCTCCTTTGTTATGAGTGTTTTTCGAATTTGAGCAAATTTTTCCAGAAAAGTTCATGATCTCGAGGCCTTTTCGGTATGCTCATTCAGCAATCTCAGCACGATATCGCGATTGTTCTCTGTGTAGAGAATGTTGGCGGTGGCATCCTCGGCCTCAGTTACCGAAATACCCAGGCCTGTATTGTCGAAAACCTCTTTCAGCCTGGAGTAAAGGCCTGTCTCGCCGTGAAGGATAAACTTGCTTCCATCATCCTGTATTTTGTAGAGTCTCATAACCTATTTTTCGCAGGCCTCAGTCAAAAAGAATGGGTGTTCAAAATATCTGAACACTCAATAATGTAAGATTAACTTTACAGTACAAACAACACCTTTTAAAAAACATTGAATGTTCGCATGAAATTAACATAGCTGTGTGTTATGGTGTTCGATTATTTTGAACAATCAGGCCTGTGTTGTGAGTATTATGGAGGCCTGAGGAGAGGAAATAGGGGGAGAAAGTGAAGTGGTGTGTTATCTTTCTGCGTCGTAGTGCTGGTAGAGGTCGTGGGAGTCCCAGTCTTTGGCGTCTTCAGGGTCGTAGCCTAGTTCTTCTATGGCTTCTGTGAGTTCTTGCTGTGTTGGGGCCTCGATTTCCAGTAGTGCTGGTATGTCTGGGTACCAGTCGATGACGTATTCTATTCGGCCGTGGTGCCATTTGGCTCTGGTCTTTTCGCTTTTGTGTATCTGTTGGAGGCCTAGTGATGTGAGTAGTTCGCGGGCTTCATCCATGTCGCTGACTTCGAATTCGATTTCGTTCATTATTTTGGCGCCGTCCTGGTTTTCTTCATCTTCTTTTCTGGTGAGAATGGTCTCTGACCCTAGCCTTCGGAGTCGAAGTATGCCGTTTTCCTCGATGCGGCCGTCTTCGTAGTCGTAGAACTCTGACTGTACTTTGCCTTCGAATTTTTTCTCTGCGTTCATCTCCTGCATTTTTCTGCGTACTTTGGCAGGATCTACTTCCAGTATCTTGGCCTCGATCTCCTTCATGTGAGTTTAATTGAGGTTGGAGAATTAAAGAAGAAAGTTTTTTTAGGGTGTTCTCAGTAATACTGTTCTGAGAGGTTGGTCATGTGGGTTTAGTTGCTTTTTCTCTTTAGAGGTATTTTCTGGGTTTCTTTTGATTGGTTCTCTGGTTCTTTCTTTTCTTCGTCAAGGGCTTCAAGAATTTTTATCAGGTGGCCCCGGATTATCAGGACTGCGGGTATGAGCAGGAATAGGTAGATTAATGGGCTCCTGCTTGTGAATATTATGTAGTATCCTATGTATGGTATCCAGAATTTTCTCTCTCCTATGATCTGTTCGCCTGAGGTCCAGCCAGGATCTGGGCCTGGGTTTGCGTCTCCTTTTGTTTGAAAGGAGTTGGTGTAGTTTCCTTCTCTTATATCGATTATACGATGCACTACAAGGTCTTCGCTAATATTGGATTGGTTAGGCCGGAAAATAACTACGTCTCCTTCTTCGTAGCTTTTCGGGTTCTCCCAGCTCTCAAATACTAGTGAGCCTTTAGGCATTTCTGGGGCCATGGAGCTGGATTCTACTACGTATGAGTCTAGGCCTAGTTGCTGAGGAACCAGGTAGATGACGTAGGGCGTAATAAGCAGTAGAAGTAAGGCCCAGATAATTGTTTTCTTCGAGTCCTGGTTCTTGTAAAATCCTTTTTTCATGTGTATCAACAGTATTTAAGGCCTCTACCTCCTTTTTAGGGAAGGCAGAGGCTTGATCTGGGGAAGGTTAGTGGGTTTCTTCGCTGGTTTCTTTGTTGTAGTCGGTCTCAGAGTTGTAGCTGTCTTCCTCTGATTCTGACTTTTCTTTGCTATGTGAGTAGTCCTTCTCTTTGTAGCTTTCCTTGTCTGAGTCTGATTCTTCTTCGTGCTTGCTGGTTTCTTTCTCGCTCTCAGAAGATTCTTTTGTTTCTTCTTTGGTCTTGTTGTAGTTGCTGCTGTCTTTCTTGCTTTCGGATGAGTCTTTCTCATCGTATTCGCTTCTGTTTTCTTCTTCTGAGCTGTTCTTGTTCTTGTAGCTTTCATCGCTGCTGTCTTTCTCAGATGAAGAACTTTCCTTCTTCTTGTGGTCTTTGTACTCCTTCTCGTAATCTATGGAGTAGGAGACGCTTCCGGTCTGTAGGTGGTCAAGAGAGGATTCGTACTTCTGCTTGTAGGTCTGTGTCTTCTGCTTCTGCTCGAGGTACATGTTTCTGTACTTTTCGAGCTTTTCTTTTTCCTTCTCGTAGAGATCCTTGTATCTCTCATAGTTCTCTTTCTGATCCTTGTTCAGTTTCTTGTAGTGGTTGAGCTGTTCCCGGCTTTGCTCTAGATCTTTCTTCATCTCTTGGGATGTTTGCTTCTCTGAGTTGTACCTCTGCTTGTACTTGTCAGCAGTTTCCTTCCAGTCAGACATCTCTTTCTCATACTTGTCTACCTTCTTCTCTAGACTGACAATCTTCTGATGCATGTCTGCCCTGTCATCGTACTCGTAATCCCCGTTAGACCAGTTACTGCTCGCAGCTACAGTACCGATCCCGGCAACCGAAGCAACAAGGCCTATAGCCATGAGGGAAACTAAAACTTGCTTGTTCATTGTTTTTCACCTCCTTTTTACCGTAAAACCTGTTTTCTTAGGAATTAACAGGAAACCCTTGGGGTTAAAAGCCCCCGTAGCTTTCTACATATCAAGTATGAGGGACTACAACATAACCAAATTATTTCAAAACAGAATGACTGTTGTTTTGAAGTCATCTAAGTTCTCTGGTTAAACTATAAGCAATATAACACATGTTTTAGTTGTTATTCTAATTAAACGAATTTAATAGTTGTTATAATCATATAAAATAGAATTAAACCAACTTATTTACTGTAAAAATTTCTTTAAACAAATTTAAACTTTTTAAGTTAATGTATTTCAAGCAATAGGGCCTATATGCAAGTTTAGGCACTAATAGGAATATATTGAGATATAAGAAATAATAAAATTTGCCTGGAGGCCTTCTAGGCGCTTCTCTTCAGGATCTCTACTTCGTAGCCTTCAGGGTCTTTGACGAATGCGTAGTCTCCTGGACATTCTTCTGGTGGTCGGTAGTCTTCTCCGCCGGCCTCTACTGCGTTTTCGTATGCTTCCTGCAGGTCCATGCCTTTTGGTGTGTGGATGGCGATGTGGCCGAATCCTTCTCCTTTCTCGTATTTTTCGTCTTCTCCGTGGTTGTATGTGAGTTCGAGTTCGGCGGTCTGGCCTGGATGTCCCAGGAAGTAGAGGTCGAATGTTTCGTGTTCGGAGACTCTCTTCAGTTCGAAGTTGAAGGCCTTTTCGTAAAATTCGATTACTGCTTCGGGGTCTGATACTCTGAGCATTGTGTGGGCTATTTTCATTTCTTTGTCACCTGTCTGTAGAGTAGGTCGTGATTGTTATTGGTCTTGTGGTAGCATGGTCACTGAGTCTGTGTGTTTGCTTCCTTCGAGTTCGTTGTAGAATTCTATTACTTCGCTGGCGAGGCCCATGGTGTGGAATACTTCGAGGCATTTGTCTCCGCTGAGTTTGCTGTGTAGCTGTGTGGTGATGACGTGGTCGTAGTCATGCGAAATCTTGGCTATCTCCTGTTCCTTTCTGTGAGGGTGTCGGGCCACTACTACTGCGTTAAGTTCTCCTTCGAGGTTGCTGTTCTCCATTGTTTCTCTGTGAAGTCTTTCTATGGCCTTTCTGATCAGTTCGCTTCTGCCGTTGAAGCTGCCTTCTTCGTTTATTTCCTCGATTTTCTCCAGTGTTTCTTCGTCCAGGGAGAGGCTTATTATTTCCATAACACTGAATTAATAGGAATGTTTAAAAAGTTATTAAAGATGTCTTTGTTATGATAATACAGAACGTAATCTACAGTCTTGCAATTGCATCAGGCCTCTCCGCACTGGGAGCTCTATTTCTGGGCCTTAACGAGGAGAAAACTGAAAAAATAATTCCTTATCTAATTTCTCTATCTGCTGGCACAATTTTTGGCGGGGTTTTCATACACTTAGTGTTCAAGATGGCGAACAACATTGGCTATACTCGTGAGACTGGAGTTCTTGTGCTTCTGGGCCTTGCAGGATCTCTAGGTCTTGAAAGAGCTGTCCACTGGCACTGCCACAACAATGATCATCACGTAGATGCTATCTCATATGTGCTTCTTGCAGGAGATGCAGTCCACAACGTTCTGGACGGGTTTCTGATTGCTACAAGCTATATTGTAGGTCCTGCCGCAGGTCTTGCATCGACCATTGCTATCGTGATGCACAAGATTCCGAAAGAGGCCGGTGACTATGGTATTCTGGTTGACAGCGGTATTTCAAAGGTTAGAGCTGTGCTCTTCAATATCTTGATCAGCCTGTTCATGTTTATAGGTGCTGCAGCGGTGCTTGTCTCAACTCAGTATGTTAGCGGCCTTGAGAAGTTCCTGCTTCCGCTTGTGATCGGTAACTTTGTCTATATTGCGGGTAGCGATCTTCTTCCGAGGATAAAGGAGAGGCAGATGGGAGCTCACCTACTGTTCTTCGTACTGGGCGTGGCTGTGATGTATGCTATTCCTTACGTTAAGGCCGCTATCTAGGCCTTTTCATTTTTCCCTAATTTTTAGTTCTTGAGAAGAGAAAAGGAGAAGAGTCATCCCTGTGTTGGGATGTACTGTGATACTTTGAGGGCGAGTTCCTGGACGGGTAGTGACTGGATCCAGACTGTGCCCGGGCCTTCGAGTGTTGTTAGGAAGAGGCCTTCGCCTCCGAAAAGCGCGTTTTTTACTCCCTTCACTCTTTCAACATTGTATTTCATTCCTTTGTCGAATGCTACGACGCTGCCTGTATCGACTTTTATTTTCTGGCCTTGCTGTAGCTGTATTTCGTCGACTTCTCCTCCTGCGTTGAGGAAGGCCATTCCTGGGCCCTGTACTTTTGTCATTTTGAATCCTTCTCCTCCAAGTAGGCCTGATGCCAGGCTGGTTGTGAATTCTGTGTCGAGGTTGCCTGATTCGCTGCATAGGAATGCGTCTTCCTGTGCGAGTACTTCTCTGCCCTGGTCAAGGTCTAGTGCTATTACGTCTCCGGGGAATTCTGCTGCGAAGTTGATTATTCCTTCTCCTTGTTGTGTTGAGAATGTGGTTACGAAGAATGATTCTCCTGAGATTGATCTTTTGACTGAGGACATGAGGCCTCCAGAGGCCGAGGTCTGCATTTCGACGTTGTCGCTCATGTAGCTCATTTTGCCTGTTTCTGCGACTATTTCCTCTCCAGGCTGGATTTTTACTTCGAGGAAGGGTGAGAAGTCTCCTTTGATTCTGTATTCCATAAGAGTTGATTGGAGGCCTTGTTGAAAAGCTTTCTTTTGATTCAGTCTATAAAGTCCTTTACTGTTTCGAAGAAGGTTTTGCTTTCCTCTTTCTCTCTTCTGAGTTCTTCCATGACTTCTCGTTGTTCCTCAGAGAGTTTTTCCGGTATCTCAACGTCTACCTTGATGAACAGGTCTCCTGTTCTGCGACCTCTTCTGGAAGGCATTCCCTTGTCTTTGACTCTCAGTACCTGGCCTGGCTGTGTTCCGCTTGGTATGTCTACCTGGATTTCCGAGTCCGGTGTCGGAACTGTTATCTGTGTGCCCAGTGATGCATCGCCGACTCCTATTTTTGCGGTTGTGAATAGGTCGTTGTCTCGTCTTTCCAGTGAGTCATGTGG contains the following coding sequences:
- a CDS encoding alpha/beta fold hydrolase; amino-acid sequence: MSRGLVEEGNENADEGLLVIPGISSGPFGSPFDEVVEEMSEYCRVVRVDTWDDARDLEELTLKDLHQQIDEAINRLTESGCERIHVIGKSFGGQLALTYPDNVSFSSMVLWAPAVGLGTSNVEKWRSTTLGHASTATDITIDTSTLQQLPAETLLIHGEQDQIVEVENSETIAENIQGADVRVLKDTGHSFQGSKDEVIENTLDFLSQATSSSR
- a CDS encoding class IV adenylate cyclase — encoded protein: MKEIEAKILEVDPAKVRRKMQEMNAEKKFEGKVQSEFYDYEDGRIEENGILRLRRLGSETILTRKEDEENQDGAKIMNEIEFEVSDMDEARELLTSLGLQQIHKSEKTRAKWHHGRIEYVIDWYPDIPALLEIEAPTQQELTEAIEELGYDPEDAKDWDSHDLYQHYDAER
- a CDS encoding signal peptidase I, with protein sequence MKKGFYKNQDSKKTIIWALLLLLITPYVIYLVPQQLGLDSYVVESSSMAPEMPKGSLVFESWENPKSYEEGDVVIFRPNQSNISEDLVVHRIIDIREGNYTNSFQTKGDANPGPDPGWTSGEQIIGERKFWIPYIGYYIIFTSRSPLIYLFLLIPAVLIIRGHLIKILEALDEEKKEPENQSKETQKIPLKRKSN
- a CDS encoding VOC family protein, which produces MKIAHTMLRVSDPEAVIEFYEKAFNFELKRVSEHETFDLYFLGHPGQTAELELTYNHGEDEKYEKGEGFGHIAIHTPKGMDLQEAYENAVEAGGEDYRPPEECPGDYAFVKDPEGYEVEILKRSA
- a CDS encoding CopG family ribbon-helix-helix protein, which gives rise to MEIISLSLDEETLEKIEEINEEGSFNGRSELIRKAIERLHRETMENSNLEGELNAVVVARHPHRKEQEIAKISHDYDHVITTQLHSKLSGDKCLEVFHTMGLASEVIEFYNELEGSKHTDSVTMLPQDQ
- a CDS encoding ZIP family metal transporter; translated protein: MIIQNVIYSLAIASGLSALGALFLGLNEEKTEKIIPYLISLSAGTIFGGVFIHLVFKMANNIGYTRETGVLVLLGLAGSLGLERAVHWHCHNNDHHVDAISYVLLAGDAVHNVLDGFLIATSYIVGPAAGLASTIAIVMHKIPKEAGDYGILVDSGISKVRAVLFNILISLFMFIGAAAVLVSTQYVSGLEKFLLPLVIGNFVYIAGSDLLPRIKERQMGAHLLFFVLGVAVMYAIPYVKAAI
- a CDS encoding TIGR00266 family protein, which gives rise to MEYRIKGDFSPFLEVKIQPGEEIVAETGKMSYMSDNVEMQTSASGGLMSSVKRSISGESFFVTTFSTQQGEGIINFAAEFPGDVIALDLDQGREVLAQEDAFLCSESGNLDTEFTTSLASGLLGGEGFKMTKVQGPGMAFLNAGGEVDEIQLQQGQKIKVDTGSVVAFDKGMKYNVERVKGVKNALFGGEGLFLTTLEGPGTVWIQSLPVQELALKVSQYIPTQG